CCCGTCTTGTTCTCCGCCACCTTGACATCCCAACGGACCACGCCGGTCTTGGCGTCGAGCGCGACCAGATGCGCGTCCAATGTGCCGACGAAAATCATTTCATCCAGGATGGCCACGCCACGGTTGGTGGCCGGAAAGCCGAGCGCCTTAACGTCCTTCGGCATGGACGGTGTCCAGGTCCAAAGCCGGCGTCCGCTGTGCACATCCAGGGCGGTAACCGTGCTGGGCGGCTCAACCAGATACATCACGCCGTCGGCCACAATCGGCGAGCTTTCGAACACGCCCGGTCTTTTCAGCTGGTAAACCCAGACCGGCTTCAGCGAGGCCACATTGGCGGCGTTAATCTGATCCAGCGTGGAAAAGCGATGCGATCGGTAACTGCCGGAGTAAGTGAGCCAACTGGCCGGCTCGCGCTCGGCATTGAGAATCCGGGTGTAAGGCACCTGCGCGTTGACATCCAGACCTGGAAGCAGAAAAGCAATGCCAAGAATCGAAGCGAGACAAACGCCCGGGAATGGTCCGCGCCTGTGGAGTTCTCTTGCCACGCGCCCCTTCACTCCAGCCCTCTCCCGTGGGGAGAGGGAGCAGAGTTCTGCCGGTTTGGGCCAACCATGTGCGTTCGAGAATTGTCCATCGCAGCAATCGATTCTCCCTCTCCCTGAGGGAGTGAGCCGGGGTGCGGGGGAAGTGCGCACATGGTTCCTCCCGCGCACCAGGACTTGCAGGAGGCTCAAATCTCGTTTCATTCGTCACCTCGCAGACTGGCCAGATAAGCGACTAAATCATCCAACTCGGAAGCGGAGAGAACGTTCTCGTAACTGGGCATCGGGCTTTTGCCGAATTCCTTTTGCAGCGCGCGGAGTTCGCCCTTGCGCAACGATTGGATCCGATTGTCCGCGTCGCGCAGTTGAATCGTAAAATCGTCTTCGTTCAATCGGACGCCTTGGATTTCGCGCCCCTCGGCGATCATCGCGCGCACCGGCAGAAATTGCGCATAGCCCGGCGGCGAGTGCGGATCGCCGCCGACTTCCGGTTGAGCCGCCCCGGGATCAACCAGTGATTGCCGCAGGTAATCCACTCCCCGGCGCCGTCCAACATCGGTCAAATCGGGACCTTGCGCCCCACCCTGCCGCCGGATTCGATGGCAGGTGGCGCACGTGCCTTTGCCCTCGTAGATCGCTCGGCCTCGCGCCGCATCTCCAGGTACGGCACGCGGCTCGACTTTTCCCAACGTGCGAACATACGCGGCGAGCTGACGCGCGTCCCGATCCGAGATTTGCCACGCGCCGGGCATGGCGCTGTCCGGGATTCCATTCCTGATGACTCGGATCAACGCGGCTTCGTCCGGCGCACTTCGCAATTTAGGTTGCGCCAAACTCGGCCCGAACCCACCGGTCGCTTGAATTCCGTGGCAACGGGCGCAATGGCCTTGGAAGAGCCGTTTGCCTGGCGACGCTTCGTCCACGATCTGTTCCCGCAGAGCATTCTTCGCTCCTTGAGGCACGAGGCAACCCGTCAAAACGGCCGCCTGAATCGCGATCAAAGCGAAGGAGTCTTTCGTTCTCATGATCGAGGTCGGCTGGGACGCGGGCGGAGAATGACGCACAGTCATCGCCTGTGTCAACGGAAGACACGCCACGACACCACGGCAGTAGCACCTCAGTTAACGACAGGTGCGCTTAGGGTCTGTGCGAAAATAAATTCCGGTTTTGCTGGAGGTGATTTCGCTTTCTGGCGAGGCACGACGAAGGAGCATAGCCAGGGCTCTGCGACTGAGGAGAAACGAAGCCAGAAAGCGAAATCGCCCCAGCCCTCCGGGGCGGGGCGGCGCCTAGCCGGCTGCGGCGTTGCTCGTCGGTCACAGCCCCAAAACGGGGATGCTCCCTCCTCGCGCCTTGCATCCGGCCAGGCGGCGCTCCCGCCAAAACCGGAGGCTATTTTTGCACAGACCCTTAAAGTGTCGGTCAGCGACTCCGATTGACTTCCCTCACTCCTCGCGAGGAAACGAGTGGGGAGAGAGCTGGAGAGAGGGTTTCTTGGAAAAGCGAAATCGGACACAGCTCCTCTCCCCAGCCCTCTCCTCCCTTCGGGAAGAGAGGGAGAAGACTTCGCCGACCGACAGTTTGAATCAGTTTGAATCGCACCCGAAACAATCGGCGTTGATTGACTCCGCCGGCCCGATTACCTTCCAGCTTGGTGCTTTCAACGAAGAACCCCTTTCCGGGCATGAACCCTTTTCTGGATCGGTGTTACGAGAATGGACGGCATTGGCGGGAGAATTTCACCGCGCCGCTGGATCCGCCTCTGACGGCCGAGGACCAATCCTGGGTGGAGGAACGGCTTCGCGCAGCCGGACTGGCGGTGTAACTCGTCATGCAAAATCCGTGCTGCCCGCCAATCAGAGCGCCAAAAGCAATTTCTTGATCTCGGTGAGCCGGGCGCGGGCGTCCTTCTTGGTCAGCCGGGGGAATTTGCCGGCCAGCGTGATGTAATCCGCGTTCCGGGTCAGGATCAGTTTGCCCTCCTTGGTTTCAATACTGGTGATTGCGCGATCGCTCGCCAGAGACTTCAACTGCGTGACCTGAAGGAGCAGTTCCATGGCCCACGGCAGTTTGCCGAACCGATCCACCAACTCACGCCGCAGCCGATCCAACGATGCTTTGTCCGTGACTTGGGCCAGCTTCCGATAAATCTCAATCCGCTGCCGCGCCTCGTGGATGTAACGGAAAGGAATGTAGGCAACGGACCGTCGTCGGATTGCGG
This genomic interval from Verrucomicrobiota bacterium contains the following:
- a CDS encoding c-type cytochrome, with the protein product MTVRHSPPASQPTSIMRTKDSFALIAIQAAVLTGCLVPQGAKNALREQIVDEASPGKRLFQGHCARCHGIQATGGFGPSLAQPKLRSAPDEAALIRVIRNGIPDSAMPGAWQISDRDARQLAAYVRTLGKVEPRAVPGDAARGRAIYEGKGTCATCHRIRRQGGAQGPDLTDVGRRRGVDYLRQSLVDPGAAQPEVGGDPHSPPGYAQFLPVRAMIAEGREIQGVRLNEDDFTIQLRDADNRIQSLRKGELRALQKEFGKSPMPSYENVLSASELDDLVAYLASLRGDE